GTGAACGAAAGGATAGAGGATTTAATGTACTTAAAAAAAGATTTAGAAGCAATTCTTCAAGATTTTAAAGAAAGGTTACGTCTATTAAGGGAGGGATAATGATGAATATTTCACAATTCTTAGCTCGTAATGCTCGAAAATTCCCAAATAAGTTGGCTTATATTGATGGAAGTAATTCTTTAACGTATAGCGAAGTCGATAACATCGTCAATCGGCTTGCTTCATCTTTATCGAGATTACACATTCAGCCAAATGATAAGGTAGTTTTATATTTACCCAATGGATTGGAATTTGTGTATGCCTATTTTTCTGTCTTGCGCTTAGGTGCAATCGTTGTTCCGATAAATACCCGATTAGCTAAAGAGGAAGTAAAATACATTCTCGAACATAGCGATGCAAAAGCAATCATTGCTCACCATACGTTGTCTCAACAATTAAACCCTCTCATCAACGAACTGGACCTCTTTTGGATTCATACCGGAAGTAATTCCCCACCTTGGATATCACTTGAGACGTTAATCAATGACGGCTCACCTCACTTGATTGAATGTAACCGCCATGATGATGACGATGCTTCCATATTATATACTTCTGGAACGACTGGAAAGTCGAAAGGTGTTTTATTTACCCATCGAAATATTTTAACTGTAGCAAATATGATGGTCATTGAAACAAACATGAATAAAGATAGTCGATTATTACACATGATGCCGCTTAGCCATTGTGCACCACTACATCTTTTTTTCATCGGTGGTCTGTATGTCGGAGCTACGCATGTTTTAGCCTCACAATTTACTCCAAAAGATTTTCTTCATCTCATTCAGTTGCACAAAATTACACACTTCTTTGGGGCTCCAGTTGCTTATTTACTCACTGCTAAACAATCCGATATCGATGAATATGATTTATCTTCAGTAAAGTATTGGTTGTATGGCGGAGCACCATTATCGACACAGGAAGTTCAATTTGTTCAGCAAAAATTTAAATCGGATCGATTTATGTGCCTGTATGGGTTAACGGAAGCGGGACCAAATGGGATATATTTATCACCTGAGGAACATCGTGACAAAGCTGGAAGTATTGGTAAAAATGCCGCACTACATTGTGAAGCGAAAATAGTTAATGAAAAAGGGGAAGAGGTTAAGGTAGACGAAATCGGGGAAATCGTATTAGCTGGTGAAGGAACGATGAAAGGTTACTATAAAGATCCAGTAAAAACAGCAGAAACCATTCGGAATGGGTGGCTATATACTGGGGATTTAGCCCGAAAAGATAAAGATGGATATATATGGATTGTGGACAGAAAAAAAGACATGATTATTTCTGGAGGTGTGAATATCTATCCGAAAGAAATTGAAGACGTGTTAAAAACGCATCCATCGATATCAGATGTTGCTATCATCGGGGTTCCACATCCGGATTGGGGAGAAACGGCCAAGGCGTTTGTTGTGACAAATGAGCACATTCCTAATCTCGAAGAAGAATGCAAGCGTTTTCTTGAAGGAAAAGTGGCTGATTACAAAATTCCACGTCTATTTGAAACAATCGATGAACTTCCTCGGAATGCTTCAGGAAAAATATTAAAGCAGCTATTACGTCAAAAGGAGGTAAAGGCATGAAGCCTTTAAACAAAGTTGATCCCCATTTCTTATGGAATGTAAAAAAATTAATGGATCCCAAGTTGTACGCATTTACAGAAGAAATGCTTCAAGATTTTTGGCGTAAATGTATGACAGATTTTGATCGTCGTGCTGTTCATACTGATCGTGAAGGACAACCACGGTTAATCAAATATGATCGGTTCGGTAACGATATTTCAGAGGTTTGGGTAAATGAAGGGTATAAACAAACGGTACAAGAGACTTATGCAACTGGAATTGTTGGTTATGTCCATAAATTGATTCCTGATCTCGGACAAAAAGGAAATTATGTATATTCATATGCATTAGGATACTTATTGTCTCAAGTTGAGCCCGGCTTTTACTGTCCAGTCACCTTGACGATGGCTACCGCCTATATTTTAGAACACTTTGCTGATGATTGGTTAAAAGAAAAATATTTACCTCACGTGACATCTACAGGGGACGTCGAATTATATGAAGGGGCAACGTTTTTAACGGAACGTCAAGGAGGATCAGATGTCGGAGCGAATGTAGTAAAAGCAGTACCAGAAGGCAATCATTATAAAATTTATGGTGAAAAATATTTTGCAAGTAATGCAGGAACGTGCGGAGTTGCCACCGTCTTAGCACGGATAGAAGGGGGCCCACCGGGGACAAAAGGTTTAAGCCTATTTCTTGTTCCTTGGCGTAAAGATGACGGAACGTTAAATGGTATCCACATCCGCCGTTTAAAAGATAAACTCGGAGTGAGAGCCGTTCCATCGGCGGAGGTAGTGTTTGAAGGGGCTGAAGCTTACCTAGTAGGAGATCCAACCAAAGGATTTTACTACATGATGGAGGCATTAAATTTGTCTCGTGTATGTAATGCCATAGCCTCCATAGGCATTATGAAACGCGCGTTAGAAGAATCCAAGAGTTATGCGGTAGAACGAGCGGCTTTTGGAAGAAAATTAATTCAATTTCCAATGGTTCAACAAACACTTTGTAATTTAATAGCCAGACAAGAAGTTCAAACGAGCGCTTGTTTTCAATTCATCCATTTCTTTGACAGAGTGATGAGTAATCTAAGCCAAGTAACGAAGGTAGAAAAAGCCTGGAACCGATTAATCATTGCTCTATTAAAAATGCGTACTGCAGAAGAAGCGATTACCTTTGCGCATGAGGCAATTGAAATCCATGGAGGCAATGGTTATATCGAAGATTTTATCACTCCAAGATTGTTGCGTGATGCCCAAGTGTTAACCGTTTGGGAAGGAACTGCGAATATTTTAGGGTTAGAAGTTTTAAGATTAATAAAAAAATATAATATTCATGAAACATTTGAGGAGTATATTCATAACGAATTAGTAAAACTCCCTGTACATCTACATGCACATAGACATGTAGTAAAAGAAGGGCTTCTCGAATTACAAGAGCTTCTTACTTCATTACAGAATGAAAAAGAAGAAGTATGGAGCTACTATGCAAAAAAAATAGCCAACCGAATGTGTGACATTTATTTAAGTGTGGTCGCGTTAAAAGATGCAGCTGAAGGTGGAAAGCGGTATGAAATCATTGCTAAACTATTTTTACAACATATTTGGAAAAATCGTATTTTAGAAGAAGAACGACTTTCTGAACAATACTTTTCCATTATTTTTAACCCTGAGGAAGTACCTATTTCAAAAGAATAAGTAATAAATAATATTATTATGTAAACAAAATCCTTGCCATAGAAATGGTAAGGATTTTTATTATTGAGAGTGTTTTGAATAAAAATACATAATTATGAAATTTGTGTTGCTTGCTACTGTATTTTATTATATAATTACTAGCAATTACAAAGAATAATTATTACATAATATGAATAAATATAAAAATATTTGATTTCATATTAAAGGTGGGAATATGATGGGACTTGCTGAAATGATTCATAACGATGTGATTACAAACTTAAAGGGAAAGGATTTGTTATCTTTATGGGATCTATCTTCAAAAGAAATTGAAAGTTTAATAGCCTTAGCCATTGAGTTAAAAAAGGGAGATGCGCTTCATTTTCAACCATTAGCTGGAAAAACATTGGGGATGATTTTTGAAAAACATTCAACGAGGACACGTGTTTCTTTTGAAGTAGGTATGTATCAATTAGGTGGTCACGCTTTGTTTTTAAGCAATCAAGATATTCAACTCGGACGTGGTGAATCCATACCAGACACGGCTCGCGTGTTATCCGAATATGTGAATGGAATAATGATTCGAACGTTTGAACAACAAAAAATTATTCAACTAGCCGAATATGCCTCCGTTCCAGTGATTAACGGGTTATCGGACGATTATCATCCGTGTCAAGCATTGGCCGATTTATTAACCATATACGAATTGAAAGGACGAATGAAAGACATTTCCCTTGCCTATATTGGAGATGGCAATAACGTTGCGCATTCATTAATTATTGTGGCTACAAAAATGGGGATGAATATTCGAGTAGCAACTCCTCCATCATACGAACCGAATGAATGGGTGGTAAAAAAAGCAAAGGAACTAGCGAAGCAAACAGGGGCGACGATTCTTATAACGCATGACCCTTATGAGGCAGTCAAAGGAGTTGATGTCGTCTATACCGATGTTTGGGCAAGTATGGGCCAAGAGGATGAAAATGATACACGAAAACAAATTTTTTCCCCATATCAAGTGAATGGTCCACTTATGAGCATCGCGAACAAAGATGCGATCTTTTTACATTGTCTTCCTGCTCATCGTGGTGAAGAAGTAACCTCCGATGTGATTGATGGTCCGCAGTCAAAAGTATTTCATCAAGCTGGAAATCGTCTTCACGTTCAAAAGGCGTTGTTAGTGGCTCTTTTAGGAGATTAGTCGGAGAATTTCTCATAATTCAAGCGGTTTTCTCATAAAACTAAAATCTATTCCCATAAATGAATCTTTTTTGCTCATAAATTGAAAAATTTTTCCCATAAACGTGTCATTTTTGCTCATAAAAGTAAAAATTTTTTCTCAAACGATTATTTTAACTCATAATCGAAAAAGATATACGAATCTTATGGTTTTTGTTCTGAATCGGAATGATTAATACGGGCAAAGTGATTACGACTACCGACTCATGAAAAGGCGACCTTCGTGAAAATGTTCACTTGGTCGCCTAACACCTTTTTACCCTAAATAATTTTCAACTTCTTGGCACACTTCTTCTGCGGATAGGCCACGTGCGTCAATGACTCGTCCAGCAGTCACGACATTTTGCATGCCCATCACGTTTTCGTCTTGACCTGAAATCACACAGCAGTCGCAGCCTTTAGCATCTTCCTCTTGTTTCAAGTCCACCACATCATATCCACGTTCACGTAAGGCATCTTGAACATTTGTTAACGATGATTCTACACCAATTTTAGCCACATGCACACCTCCTCACATCCTTAATTTGAGTAGGGTTGCCTATTTTTATTCCTTATCTCATTCATATTTTTGCTCTAAAAGAAAAAAATACGATTGGAGGTGATCTGCTTGAAAAAAAGAAAAAAAGATCCATCAACGATTGGATTATCGTCGTCTCAAGTGGAAGGTCAAGGAACTACTCAACAAGAAACTGGTTCCCAATCCTTGGACTCGTCACGAAAAAAACAAAAAAGAATGTAAACAAAAAACTACCAATGAACAGAGATGGTTCCATTGGTAGTTTTTCTCGTCACGTTATTTTAGTATCTGCCGGGCTTCTCCTAATCGTGGACATTTATACACATTTTATTAAAAGGACCAAAAAGAAAAAATGGCGGAAAAATCATAATCCCCGGATTTCAAGGAAATCATTTTTTAAGAAGGAACTTTTACTTAGCTCGACAAAAAATTTCAAACATTAACGGACTTTTGTCATTCGTTGTCATCTCATGCGCTTCCCAAGGAAATAACAGATTTCCAAAACCTTTCACGAGTAATTTCTTTGAGTCCGATGTTTTTTTTCTATTGATAGGTATGATATCCTTTTAAAGGTGTGACTGATTGACATAGGGGGGAGCTCGATGGAAACATCCACTGTTGTTTTCTTAGCGTTTGTAGGCGCTTCCATTACCGTTTGTATCTATTCTCTAGCTCAATACATAAAAAGCAGAAAGCTTCCATCAATGACAATTACAGAAAAGGAACTACATCAACATCTTTCTCGTTATAATGGATCCACCATGGGACATTTACTTTTTTTAAATGATAAATCATTTTTTTGGAACGAAGAGAAAACGGTATTAATTGCCTTTCGAAAAGTAGGTCGTAAACTAATTGTTTTCGGGGATCCAATTGGAAAAGAGCAGGAAATAGCTGATTCGCTCTTACAATTTAAACGTTGGGCTGAAACCTATAAATGTACTCCGATTTTTTATCAAGTCAATCCGACTTTTTTATCTTGTTACCATGATCTTGGGTATAAATTTTATAAATTAGGTGAAGAAGCGAAAGTCAATTTACAACAATATTCGATTGCTGGTAAAAAAGGGGCTAGGTTACGGACAAGAAGAAATAAATTTTTACGGAATGGATACGAATTTAAAGTGATTTACCCACCATACAACAACAAATTGTTATCCGAATTAAAGCTAGTATCGGATTCATGGTTAAATGGTCGAAAAGAGAAAAGTTTTTCTGTCAGCTTTTTTGATGAGGATTACGTCTCTCGCTTTCCTATTGCTCTATTAAAAGGACCTGACCATTCGATTATAGCTTTTGCCACCTTAGCGATAGGACATGAGGTAACAGGCAAGACTATGACGATCGATTTAATGCGGCATATCGCCAATCAGCCTCATGGAACCATGGACATGCTTTTTGTATCAATCTTATTATGGGCTAAAGAAAAGGGATTGGAATGGTGTAGTTTAGGAATGTCTCCACTGGCAAACGTAGGGACCAACCGTTATGGATTTGTTAGTGAAAAAATTGGACGATTTTTATTTTTACATGGAAACATGTTTTATAAGTTTAAAGGATTGAAAGAGTTTAAGGATAAATTTGCTTGCACTTGGGAATCGAAATATTTAGCTTA
This portion of the Bacillus sp. (in: firmicutes) genome encodes:
- a CDS encoding long-chain fatty acid--CoA ligase, producing the protein MNISQFLARNARKFPNKLAYIDGSNSLTYSEVDNIVNRLASSLSRLHIQPNDKVVLYLPNGLEFVYAYFSVLRLGAIVVPINTRLAKEEVKYILEHSDAKAIIAHHTLSQQLNPLINELDLFWIHTGSNSPPWISLETLINDGSPHLIECNRHDDDDASILYTSGTTGKSKGVLFTHRNILTVANMMVIETNMNKDSRLLHMMPLSHCAPLHLFFIGGLYVGATHVLASQFTPKDFLHLIQLHKITHFFGAPVAYLLTAKQSDIDEYDLSSVKYWLYGGAPLSTQEVQFVQQKFKSDRFMCLYGLTEAGPNGIYLSPEEHRDKAGSIGKNAALHCEAKIVNEKGEEVKVDEIGEIVLAGEGTMKGYYKDPVKTAETIRNGWLYTGDLARKDKDGYIWIVDRKKDMIISGGVNIYPKEIEDVLKTHPSISDVAIIGVPHPDWGETAKAFVVTNEHIPNLEEECKRFLEGKVADYKIPRLFETIDELPRNASGKILKQLLRQKEVKA
- a CDS encoding acyl-CoA dehydrogenase family protein, whose amino-acid sequence is MKPLNKVDPHFLWNVKKLMDPKLYAFTEEMLQDFWRKCMTDFDRRAVHTDREGQPRLIKYDRFGNDISEVWVNEGYKQTVQETYATGIVGYVHKLIPDLGQKGNYVYSYALGYLLSQVEPGFYCPVTLTMATAYILEHFADDWLKEKYLPHVTSTGDVELYEGATFLTERQGGSDVGANVVKAVPEGNHYKIYGEKYFASNAGTCGVATVLARIEGGPPGTKGLSLFLVPWRKDDGTLNGIHIRRLKDKLGVRAVPSAEVVFEGAEAYLVGDPTKGFYYMMEALNLSRVCNAIASIGIMKRALEESKSYAVERAAFGRKLIQFPMVQQTLCNLIARQEVQTSACFQFIHFFDRVMSNLSQVTKVEKAWNRLIIALLKMRTAEEAITFAHEAIEIHGGNGYIEDFITPRLLRDAQVLTVWEGTANILGLEVLRLIKKYNIHETFEEYIHNELVKLPVHLHAHRHVVKEGLLELQELLTSLQNEKEEVWSYYAKKIANRMCDIYLSVVALKDAAEGGKRYEIIAKLFLQHIWKNRILEEERLSEQYFSIIFNPEEVPISKE
- the argF gene encoding ornithine carbamoyltransferase, which gives rise to MIHNDVITNLKGKDLLSLWDLSSKEIESLIALAIELKKGDALHFQPLAGKTLGMIFEKHSTRTRVSFEVGMYQLGGHALFLSNQDIQLGRGESIPDTARVLSEYVNGIMIRTFEQQKIIQLAEYASVPVINGLSDDYHPCQALADLLTIYELKGRMKDISLAYIGDGNNVAHSLIIVATKMGMNIRVATPPSYEPNEWVVKKAKELAKQTGATILITHDPYEAVKGVDVVYTDVWASMGQEDENDTRKQIFSPYQVNGPLMSIANKDAIFLHCLPAHRGEEVTSDVIDGPQSKVFHQAGNRLHVQKALLVALLGD
- a CDS encoding YkuS family protein, coding for MAKIGVESSLTNVQDALRERGYDVVDLKQEEDAKGCDCCVISGQDENVMGMQNVVTAGRVIDARGLSAEEVCQEVENYLG
- a CDS encoding YuzL family protein, coding for MKKRKKDPSTIGLSSSQVEGQGTTQQETGSQSLDSSRKKQKRM
- a CDS encoding DUF2156 domain-containing protein yields the protein METSTVVFLAFVGASITVCIYSLAQYIKSRKLPSMTITEKELHQHLSRYNGSTMGHLLFLNDKSFFWNEEKTVLIAFRKVGRKLIVFGDPIGKEQEIADSLLQFKRWAETYKCTPIFYQVNPTFLSCYHDLGYKFYKLGEEAKVNLQQYSIAGKKGARLRTRRNKFLRNGYEFKVIYPPYNNKLLSELKLVSDSWLNGRKEKSFSVSFFDEDYVSRFPIALLKGPDHSIIAFATLAIGHEVTGKTMTIDLMRHIANQPHGTMDMLFVSILLWAKEKGLEWCSLGMSPLANVGTNRYGFVSEKIGRFLFLHGNMFYKFKGLKEFKDKFACTWESKYLAYKKGLLPMICLQIILVIHQVPGMDMTSNKNPRKTRQKAS